The proteins below are encoded in one region of Candidatus Amarolinea dominans:
- a CDS encoding sigma-70 family RNA polymerase sigma factor codes for MRIVEETLARLIRQARTQGYLTYDDILSLVPNAESKVLELETLFAQLQEENLPVYETEDEVMVALESTGGDTSAVQGSEHGASVADVFANLGAGDITDLYFREMSKEPLLTAEEEMMLARAVESGRLAQQRLTRPESLPVLKRRQLCSRVEEGEQARARLIQANTRLVISIAKRYMGQGVPFLDLIQEGNLGLMRAVEKFDYHRGFKFSTYATWWIRQAISRAVADQGRTIRLPVHMGDKVRQLYRVLQEAEQTYGRTGTSEEIAGILNTTPERVRWLLKVSRHPTSLEQPVGEEEERELGTLIEDTESIQPADAVMDSLLRERMEQVLITLPPREARILRLRYGLHNGRTYTLEEVGRKMGLTRERIRQIEAQALNRLRHPCRSRLLRDYLE; via the coding sequence ATGCGCATCGTCGAGGAAACGTTGGCAAGACTGATCAGACAAGCGCGGACGCAAGGTTACTTAACCTACGACGACATCCTCAGTTTGGTACCGAATGCAGAAAGCAAGGTGCTTGAGTTAGAGACGCTGTTTGCGCAGCTACAAGAGGAGAATCTGCCGGTTTACGAGACGGAAGATGAGGTGATGGTGGCGCTCGAGAGCACCGGCGGCGACACGAGTGCCGTGCAGGGGAGTGAGCACGGCGCGTCCGTGGCCGATGTTTTTGCCAATTTGGGCGCCGGGGACATTACCGATCTTTACTTCCGCGAGATGAGCAAGGAGCCACTGCTGACGGCTGAAGAAGAGATGATGCTGGCACGCGCGGTGGAGTCAGGTCGCCTGGCGCAGCAGCGTCTGACCCGACCTGAGTCTTTGCCGGTTCTCAAACGTCGGCAGTTGTGCTCACGGGTGGAGGAAGGGGAGCAGGCACGAGCGCGGCTGATTCAGGCCAACACCCGCCTGGTCATCAGCATTGCCAAGCGCTACATGGGCCAGGGCGTCCCGTTTCTGGATCTGATCCAGGAAGGCAACCTGGGCCTGATGCGAGCCGTGGAGAAGTTCGACTACCACCGCGGCTTCAAGTTCAGCACCTATGCCACGTGGTGGATTCGGCAGGCCATTAGCCGTGCGGTGGCTGACCAGGGGCGCACCATTCGTCTACCGGTACACATGGGAGACAAGGTGCGCCAGTTATACCGTGTCCTGCAAGAAGCTGAGCAGACCTACGGGCGCACCGGCACGTCAGAGGAAATTGCGGGTATTCTGAACACCACCCCAGAACGGGTGCGCTGGCTGCTGAAGGTGTCACGGCATCCGACATCACTGGAGCAGCCAGTGGGTGAAGAGGAAGAGCGCGAGCTGGGGACGCTGATCGAGGACACCGAATCAATCCAACCGGCCGATGCGGTGATGGATTCGCTGCTGCGTGAGCGCATGGAGCAAGTTCTCATTACCTTGCCGCCGCGTGAAGCACGCATCCTGCGCCTGCGCTACGGACTGCACAATGGGCGCACGTACACCCTGGAAGAAGTGGGACGCAAGATGGGGCTGACGCGCGAGCGTATTCGCCAGATCGAAGCGCAGGCCCTCAACCGCCTGCGTCACCCCTGCCGCAGTCGCCTGCTGCGCGATTACCTGGAGTAA
- a CDS encoding S1 RNA-binding domain-containing protein yields MSDSNLIQTEQNEGVEPADNVTVAAAPADSTGTAVADSTTAPEAAPEAAPEAAPEAAPEAAPEAAPEAAPEAAPEAAPEAALLPVENLDGATRAELRAAMTALADPDQPLLDIRTRQQRRPSIWALAAAGAVEVEAGLTDPAPVAVQQASEPGGEPGNQAAADEDWTHAQELMDAQEVFETRVTGYNLGGVTITLGRLRGFIPNSHLSTIQPEMDAEQQQNELSKLVGKMIPVRIIEVQRKRRRLVLSERLAERAWRDKQRDHILGELQVGQRVTGRVRSLTSFGVFVDIGGADGLVHLSELTRKRIKHPREVVKVGQELVLEVIRVERERGRVGLSLKHTQADPWADIEARYHPGQLITARITNLVSFGAFATVEPGVEGLVHISELSDDYIEHPRQVVQRGQDYTMRVLAIDREHERVSLSLRQAPQWIEAPGAATNTEEDTHDG; encoded by the coding sequence ATGAGTGATTCAAATCTGATCCAGACCGAACAGAATGAGGGCGTCGAGCCGGCGGATAACGTGACGGTTGCCGCGGCGCCGGCCGATTCGACCGGCACTGCGGTTGCCGATTCGACAACTGCGCCAGAGGCTGCGCCAGAGGCTGCGCCAGAGGCTGCGCCAGAGGCTGCGCCAGAGGCTGCGCCAGAGGCTGCGCCAGAGGCTGCGCCAGAGGCTGCGCCAGAGGCTGCGCCAGAGGCTGCGCTACTACCGGTCGAAAACCTGGACGGCGCGACGCGTGCTGAGCTACGCGCAGCCATGACGGCCCTGGCCGACCCTGACCAGCCACTCCTGGATATCCGGACGCGGCAGCAGCGACGACCGTCTATCTGGGCACTGGCCGCCGCGGGAGCTGTGGAAGTGGAGGCGGGGTTGACTGACCCGGCGCCGGTGGCTGTGCAGCAGGCGAGCGAACCAGGCGGCGAGCCGGGTAATCAGGCGGCGGCCGACGAAGACTGGACTCATGCGCAGGAACTGATGGATGCGCAGGAGGTCTTCGAGACGCGGGTCACCGGCTATAACCTGGGCGGGGTCACCATCACCCTGGGGCGTCTGCGGGGCTTCATCCCTAACTCGCACCTCAGCACGATTCAGCCTGAGATGGATGCGGAGCAGCAGCAGAATGAACTGAGTAAACTGGTGGGCAAGATGATCCCAGTACGGATCATCGAGGTGCAACGCAAGCGCCGGCGCCTGGTGTTGTCTGAACGCCTGGCCGAACGGGCCTGGCGCGATAAGCAGCGCGATCATATCTTGGGCGAGCTGCAGGTTGGACAGCGGGTGACAGGCCGTGTGCGCAGCCTGACCAGTTTTGGCGTTTTCGTGGACATTGGCGGCGCCGATGGCCTGGTGCATCTCAGCGAGTTGACCCGGAAACGGATCAAACATCCCCGCGAGGTCGTCAAGGTTGGGCAGGAACTGGTGCTGGAAGTGATTCGTGTGGAACGCGAGCGCGGGCGTGTGGGTCTCAGCCTGAAGCATACGCAGGCCGATCCGTGGGCGGACATCGAGGCTCGTTATCATCCAGGCCAGCTCATCACGGCCCGTATCACGAACCTGGTCAGTTTTGGGGCCTTCGCCACTGTCGAGCCAGGCGTAGAAGGGCTGGTTCACATCTCGGAACTGAGCGATGACTACATTGAACATCCGCGCCAGGTCGTGCAGCGCGGTCAGGATTACACCATGCGGGTGCTGGCCATTGACCGTGAGCACGAGCGGGTGTCGCTGAGCCTGCGCCAGGCGCCGCAGTGGATCGAAGCGCCGGGCGCTGCAACTAACACAGAGGAAGATACCCATGACGGGTAA
- a CDS encoding GNAT family N-acetyltransferase — protein sequence METFTTRNGQWLTVRPLTEDDAPLLVDLFRRLSPNSRYQRFHIPMEHVSDETIWQGASDMAHVDQINQVALIALLASDEGEQVAIAVARAHRQPGGTEAEAAIVVRDDFQSQGVGRQMLGYLVNAAVAVGITTFKGYVQADNHQMLHLLQTIGLQYSQHIEHAETYVLIQLHEVPAKGSAGAVPPRR from the coding sequence ATGGAAACTTTTACGACACGCAATGGCCAGTGGTTGACCGTGCGACCCTTGACGGAAGACGATGCACCTTTGCTGGTGGACCTCTTCCGTCGCCTATCGCCCAACTCACGTTATCAGCGCTTCCATATTCCCATGGAGCACGTGAGTGACGAAACAATCTGGCAGGGTGCGTCCGATATGGCACATGTAGACCAGATCAATCAGGTGGCGCTGATCGCTCTGCTTGCCAGCGACGAGGGTGAGCAGGTCGCCATTGCCGTGGCGCGCGCGCATCGTCAGCCCGGCGGCACAGAGGCCGAGGCGGCCATCGTTGTGCGCGACGATTTTCAGAGCCAGGGCGTGGGCCGGCAGATGCTCGGGTACCTGGTCAACGCGGCGGTGGCTGTGGGCATCACCACTTTCAAGGGCTACGTCCAGGCCGACAACCACCAGATGCTGCATCTTCTGCAAACCATCGGTCTTCAATATTCTCAACACATCGAGCACGCCGAAACCTACGTGCTGATCCAGTTGCATGAGGTGCCTGCAAAAGGCAGTGCAGGAGCAGTTCCTCCCCGCAGGTAG
- a CDS encoding homoserine dehydrogenase: MKHKVALIGFGTVGQGLAEILQARATALEVNSGVTFVVVAVSDLLKGSVYQPDGLDLGLLLDLARRGERLDAYPDGPGMIKGWDSLTTISASQADTVVEVSWTDVKTGQPAISHVKAALASGKHAVLTNKGPIALAYHELQAAADAAGRLLRFEGTVMSGTPSIRLGRQALAGCQISEIKGILNGTTNYILTQMEAGTSYADALASAQHLGYAEADPTADVEGFDALAKVVILANALLGAHVNLTSVPRQGITGLSQADIAAAAAAGERWKLIGRVTRQADGTVAASVQPLRLPFAHPLAGVSGVTNAITFTTDLLGDVTLVGPGAGRQETGFAVLSDLLDIALHSRS; the protein is encoded by the coding sequence GTGAAGCACAAAGTGGCATTGATCGGTTTTGGTACTGTCGGCCAGGGGCTGGCGGAGATCTTGCAGGCACGCGCGACCGCATTGGAGGTCAACAGCGGTGTGACCTTTGTCGTCGTCGCGGTCAGCGATCTGCTCAAGGGCAGCGTTTACCAGCCGGATGGGCTTGACCTGGGCCTTTTGCTCGACCTGGCCCGCCGGGGCGAGCGCCTGGATGCCTATCCCGATGGCCCAGGAATGATCAAAGGCTGGGACAGCCTGACCACCATTAGCGCCAGCCAGGCCGACACCGTGGTGGAGGTGAGCTGGACCGATGTCAAGACCGGACAGCCGGCCATCAGTCATGTCAAAGCAGCGTTGGCCAGCGGCAAGCATGCGGTGCTGACCAACAAAGGCCCCATCGCCCTGGCTTACCACGAGCTGCAAGCAGCCGCGGACGCGGCTGGCCGCCTGCTGCGCTTCGAAGGCACGGTGATGAGCGGTACGCCTTCCATTCGCCTGGGGCGGCAGGCCCTGGCCGGTTGTCAGATCAGCGAGATCAAGGGCATTCTCAACGGCACCACCAACTACATCCTGACTCAGATGGAGGCAGGAACCAGTTACGCGGACGCGCTGGCCTCGGCGCAGCACCTGGGGTATGCCGAAGCTGATCCGACGGCCGACGTGGAGGGTTTCGACGCGCTGGCCAAGGTGGTCATCCTGGCTAATGCGCTGCTGGGCGCCCATGTCAACCTGACAAGCGTGCCTCGCCAGGGCATCACCGGCCTCAGCCAGGCCGACATTGCCGCGGCCGCAGCGGCCGGCGAGCGCTGGAAGCTGATCGGTCGCGTCACCCGACAGGCCGATGGCACGGTTGCGGCCAGCGTGCAGCCGCTGCGGCTGCCATTCGCTCACCCCCTGGCCGGCGTGAGCGGTGTGACCAACGCCATCACCTTCACCACCGACCTGCTCGGCGATGTCACCCTCGTGGGGCCGGGCGCCGGGCGTCAAGAGACCGGTTTTGCCGTCTTGAGCGATCTCCTGGATATTGCGCTGCACAGCCGGTCGTAG
- the fbp gene encoding class 1 fructose-bisphosphatase, with protein MASFLPRGPLQTIERHILEQQKFHPEATGTLTGLLYDMALAGKIIGSHIQRAGLAEILGTTGEENVQGEEVQKLDVFAQRTIYRLNDHTGRLACMGSEEEPEIIAIPERFPQGKYVLLFDPLDGSSNIDSNVSVGTIFSIYRRVTTAGPGTNEDVLQPGNRIVASGYIIYGSSTMLVYSTGYGVHGFTLDPMIGEFLLSHPDIRVPEKPKYYSVNQSNEIHWSDGIQRFTRYMQGMDNGFKGLSARYIGSMVADFHRNLLQGGIFYYPADLRDPQKPTGKLRLLYECAPLAFIAENAGGYASNGRQRILDIQPTALHQRVPLYIGNRSLVEKAEEFIRSYDKHTTNTN; from the coding sequence ATGGCGTCATTCCTACCCAGAGGCCCGCTGCAGACCATCGAGCGCCACATTTTGGAGCAGCAGAAGTTCCATCCCGAGGCCACCGGCACCCTGACCGGCCTGTTGTACGATATGGCCCTTGCCGGTAAGATCATCGGCAGCCATATTCAGCGCGCCGGCCTGGCTGAGATTCTCGGCACGACCGGCGAAGAGAACGTGCAAGGCGAGGAGGTGCAGAAGCTGGACGTGTTTGCCCAACGCACCATCTATCGCCTGAACGACCACACCGGGCGCCTGGCCTGCATGGGCTCCGAAGAAGAACCTGAAATTATCGCGATTCCAGAACGCTTTCCCCAGGGCAAATACGTCCTGCTCTTCGATCCGCTCGATGGTTCATCGAACATTGACTCGAATGTCAGTGTCGGCACCATCTTTTCCATCTATCGCCGTGTGACGACCGCCGGCCCCGGGACGAATGAGGATGTTCTGCAGCCCGGCAACCGCATCGTCGCCTCTGGCTACATCATCTACGGCTCCAGCACGATGCTCGTCTACAGCACAGGCTATGGCGTTCATGGTTTCACCCTGGACCCCATGATTGGTGAGTTCCTGCTTTCCCATCCCGACATTCGCGTCCCGGAGAAACCCAAATACTACAGCGTCAATCAAAGTAACGAGATTCACTGGTCGGACGGGATACAGCGTTTCACCCGCTACATGCAGGGCATGGACAACGGCTTCAAGGGTCTTTCTGCCCGTTACATTGGTTCGATGGTGGCCGATTTTCACCGCAATCTGTTGCAGGGCGGCATCTTCTACTACCCGGCCGATCTGAGGGACCCCCAAAAACCGACGGGCAAGCTGCGTCTGCTGTATGAATGCGCGCCGCTGGCGTTCATTGCCGAAAACGCTGGAGGGTATGCCTCCAATGGCCGGCAGCGCATTCTCGACATCCAGCCCACTGCGCTGCATCAACGGGTGCCGCTCTACATCGGCAATCGCAGCCTGGTGGAAAAGGCCGAAGAATTCATCCGCTCGTACGACAAACATACGACAAACACTAATTGA
- a CDS encoding tryptophanase — protein MHPHFRTIIEPFRIKTVEPIQFTTWEQRADIIKAAGYNLFLVRAENVLIDLLTDSGTGAMSSFQWAGMMQGDESYAGARSFYKFEAAAQRITGFKHIIPTHQGRAAERILFGNVCKPGYVVPNNTHFDTTRANVECQGAQALDLPCAEAHQPALIAPFKGNMDVDALAHTLQTVPRDQVPVVMLTVTNNSGGGQPVSMANIRAVSQVCHAHGVPFFLDACRFAENAFFIKQREPGYADKTALEIAQEMFSYADGCTMSAKKDGMANIGGFLALHDDDLAQRCKNTLILTEGFPTYGGLAGYDLEAIAVGLEEVLHEDYLRYRLRSIAYLGEKLDAAGVPFMKPTGGHALYLDAAAMLPHIPASHYPAQALAVALYQEGGIRSVEIGSVMFGRVHADGSEEPAALELVRLAFPRRVYTQSHVDYVAEVVTYVARLKDNLRGYRISWQPPQLRHFSAQFEPLR, from the coding sequence GTGCATCCACATTTCAGAACGATTATCGAACCGTTTCGCATCAAAACGGTCGAACCGATTCAATTTACCACTTGGGAACAGCGCGCAGACATCATCAAGGCGGCCGGCTACAACCTGTTCCTGGTACGCGCCGAAAATGTGCTGATTGATCTGCTGACCGATTCGGGCACCGGCGCCATGTCTTCGTTTCAATGGGCCGGCATGATGCAGGGCGATGAGAGCTACGCCGGCGCGCGTTCGTTCTACAAATTCGAAGCGGCCGCGCAGCGCATCACCGGCTTCAAGCACATCATCCCCACACACCAGGGGCGGGCAGCCGAGCGCATTCTGTTTGGCAACGTGTGCAAGCCCGGCTACGTGGTCCCTAACAACACCCATTTCGATACCACCCGCGCCAACGTGGAGTGCCAGGGCGCGCAGGCGCTCGATCTGCCCTGTGCCGAGGCGCATCAGCCGGCGCTCATCGCACCGTTCAAGGGCAACATGGACGTGGACGCGCTGGCGCACACCCTGCAAACCGTCCCCCGCGACCAGGTGCCGGTCGTCATGCTGACCGTCACCAATAACTCTGGCGGCGGGCAACCGGTCAGCATGGCCAATATCCGCGCGGTCAGCCAGGTCTGTCATGCGCATGGCGTGCCCTTTTTCCTGGATGCCTGCCGCTTTGCCGAGAATGCCTTCTTCATCAAGCAACGTGAGCCAGGCTACGCGGACAAGACGGCGCTGGAAATTGCCCAGGAGATGTTCTCCTATGCCGACGGCTGCACCATGAGCGCCAAGAAGGACGGCATGGCGAACATCGGCGGTTTCCTTGCCCTGCATGATGATGACCTGGCGCAGCGCTGCAAGAACACCCTGATCCTGACCGAGGGCTTCCCAACCTACGGTGGCCTGGCCGGCTACGATCTGGAGGCGATTGCGGTTGGCCTGGAGGAGGTGCTGCACGAGGACTATCTGCGCTACCGCCTGCGCTCGATTGCCTACCTGGGCGAAAAACTGGACGCGGCCGGCGTGCCCTTCATGAAACCGACCGGCGGCCACGCGCTCTACCTGGATGCCGCGGCCATGTTGCCGCACATCCCGGCCAGCCACTACCCGGCGCAGGCCCTGGCGGTGGCGCTCTATCAGGAAGGCGGTATCCGCAGTGTGGAGATTGGCAGTGTGATGTTTGGTCGCGTCCACGCCGATGGCAGCGAGGAGCCGGCCGCCCTGGAACTGGTGCGCCTGGCCTTCCCGCGGCGGGTGTATACGCAGAGCCATGTGGACTATGTCGCAGAAGTTGTCACCTATGTCGCGCGCCTGAAGGACAACCTGCGCGGCTACCGGATTAGCTGGCAGCCGCCGCAGTTACGCCACTTCTCGGCCCAGTTCGAACCGCTGAGGTGA
- a CDS encoding DUF1730 domain-containing protein: MITPQLKALTQQLKQRARDLGFDLVGIAPAGPAPQADAYARWLARGYHGAMGYLARPDAVAARAEVQQRLPNARSLVVLGISYATGALPELLAADPSRGRIASFAWGMDYHDLLKPRLYALDGWLRGRTGRTTPGKVSVDSAPVLERGWAQQAGIGFSGKNTCLIHPRLGSWLLLATLLVPEELEFDEPATLTTDVAAAAPIALLDIEQQTPRAPAWRFADGARGGCGGCTRCLADCPTQAFAAPFVLDARRCISYLTIELKGAIPRELRPRLGNWIFGCDVCQAVCPWNGRRCQADAARATALFAPRLDDLAPPLLDLIELDDAALRARFRRSPLLRAGPRGLLRNVCVALGNWGHPVAVPALARRLADPEPLLRSHAAWALGQMDDPAARLALARGWRTETDPDTRLEISLALDKAR, translated from the coding sequence ATGATAACACCACAGCTAAAAGCCCTGACGCAACAGTTGAAACAGCGCGCCCGTGACCTGGGCTTCGACCTGGTTGGGATTGCGCCGGCCGGACCCGCGCCGCAGGCAGATGCCTACGCGCGCTGGCTGGCCCGCGGTTACCACGGCGCCATGGGCTATCTGGCGCGGCCAGACGCCGTGGCCGCACGCGCGGAGGTGCAGCAGCGCCTGCCCAACGCCCGCTCACTGGTCGTGCTTGGCATCAGCTACGCGACAGGCGCGCTGCCAGAGCTGCTGGCCGCGGACCCGTCACGCGGCCGGATTGCCAGCTTTGCCTGGGGTATGGATTACCACGATCTGCTGAAGCCGCGCCTCTACGCGCTGGATGGCTGGCTGCGCGGTCGAACGGGGCGCACGACGCCGGGCAAGGTGAGCGTTGATTCGGCGCCGGTGCTCGAACGCGGCTGGGCGCAGCAGGCCGGAATCGGCTTCAGCGGCAAGAACACCTGCCTCATTCACCCCCGGCTCGGCTCCTGGCTGCTGCTGGCTACCCTGCTGGTGCCAGAAGAGCTTGAGTTCGATGAGCCGGCGACCCTGACCACTGACGTAGCCGCGGCAGCGCCGATTGCCCTGTTGGACATCGAGCAGCAGACCCCGCGCGCGCCGGCCTGGCGGTTTGCGGACGGCGCACGCGGCGGCTGCGGTGGCTGCACCCGCTGCCTGGCGGACTGCCCAACGCAGGCCTTTGCGGCGCCCTTCGTCCTGGATGCTCGCCGTTGCATCTCGTACTTGACCATCGAACTGAAGGGCGCCATCCCGCGTGAACTGCGGCCGCGGCTCGGTAACTGGATTTTCGGCTGCGACGTGTGCCAGGCGGTGTGTCCCTGGAACGGGCGCCGCTGCCAGGCCGATGCGGCCAGGGCGACGGCCCTGTTCGCCCCGCGGTTGGATGACCTGGCGCCCCCCCTGCTCGACCTGATCGAACTGGATGATGCGGCCCTGCGCGCACGTTTTCGCCGCAGCCCGCTGCTGCGCGCCGGCCCGCGCGGCTTGCTGCGCAACGTGTGCGTGGCCCTGGGCAACTGGGGTCATCCCGTGGCTGTGCCGGCGCTGGCGCGGCGCCTGGCTGATCCTGAGCCGCTCCTGCGCAGCCATGCGGCGTGGGCTTTGGGGCAGATGGATGATCCCGCGGCGCGCCTGGCCCTGGCCCGCGGCTGGCGGACCGAGACTGACCCTGACACGCGTCTGGAGATCAGCCTGGCGCTGGACAAAGCGCGGTAA
- the mog gene encoding molybdopterin adenylyltransferase, giving the protein MRVGVLTVSDRTARGETEDASGPLLQQMVRERLAGLIVATAVAPDERNVIEEVLRRWADEEEIDLILTTGGTGFALRDVTPEATRHVIEREAPGFAEAMRAASLQVTPHAMLSRAVAGIRGRTLIINLPGSPKAVRENLETILPALPHAIELLQAPPAATYAFAQPGEHQPAPAQTPAPAGGAPSPAWASQFEAYLAQKKARSPHTDDD; this is encoded by the coding sequence ATGCGAGTCGGAGTCTTGACCGTCAGCGACCGGACGGCACGCGGGGAAACAGAGGACGCCAGCGGGCCGTTGTTGCAACAGATGGTGCGTGAGCGCCTGGCCGGCCTGATCGTGGCGACCGCGGTGGCGCCCGATGAGCGCAACGTGATCGAGGAAGTGCTGCGACGGTGGGCGGATGAGGAAGAAATAGATCTGATTCTGACGACCGGCGGCACCGGCTTTGCCCTGCGCGATGTCACGCCGGAGGCCACGCGCCACGTGATCGAGCGCGAAGCGCCCGGTTTCGCGGAGGCCATGCGCGCAGCCAGCCTGCAAGTGACGCCGCACGCCATGCTCAGCCGGGCTGTGGCGGGCATTCGCGGGCGCACACTGATCATCAACCTGCCGGGCAGCCCCAAGGCGGTGCGTGAGAATCTGGAGACGATTCTACCCGCGTTACCGCATGCCATCGAACTGCTGCAGGCGCCCCCCGCGGCCACCTACGCCTTCGCGCAACCGGGCGAGCATCAGCCTGCGCCAGCGCAAACACCTGCACCCGCCGGCGGCGCACCGTCCCCGGCCTGGGCGAGCCAGTTCGAGGCTTACCTGGCGCAGAAGAAGGCGCGCTCACCGCACACCGACGACGATTAG
- a CDS encoding nucleotidyltransferase domain-containing protein, producing the protein MAEAGIAARVKSGVIRQEQVILKVQELRCVLCAQDLDMTAVYLYGSYAAGTADADSDIDVAVISPDLTGDRLQDWVRLTTLATRLDARFEVIGFRPEQFRDEHPLAWEVKTRGILVQ; encoded by the coding sequence ATGGCTGAAGCGGGAATTGCAGCGAGAGTCAAAAGCGGAGTCATAAGACAAGAGCAGGTCATCCTCAAGGTGCAGGAATTGCGATGCGTCCTGTGCGCACAGGACCTGGATATGACCGCGGTCTATCTCTACGGTTCTTACGCGGCTGGCACGGCTGACGCCGACAGCGACATTGATGTCGCGGTGATCTCGCCAGACTTGACGGGGGACCGCTTACAGGACTGGGTGCGCCTGACCACCCTGGCGACGCGACTCGATGCGCGCTTCGAAGTCATCGGCTTCCGGCCCGAACAGTTCCGCGATGAACATCCGCTGGCCTGGGAAGTCAAGACACGCGGTATTCTCGTGCAATGA
- a CDS encoding type II toxin-antitoxin system HicB family antitoxin, with protein sequence MKKTTPYLSLPYTIELKQDAEDGWFVRVKELPGCMSQGDSADEALAMIREAMQGWLTVALEQNMTIPEPHKRLHHG encoded by the coding sequence ATGAAAAAGACAACCCCCTATTTGAGCCTACCCTACACGATTGAACTCAAGCAGGACGCAGAAGACGGCTGGTTTGTGCGCGTCAAGGAACTGCCGGGGTGCATGAGTCAGGGTGACAGCGCGGACGAAGCCCTGGCGATGATCCGCGAAGCGATGCAGGGTTGGCTGACCGTGGCCCTGGAGCAGAACATGACCATCCCTGAACCGCACAAGAGGTTGCATCATGGCTGA
- a CDS encoding formylglycine-generating enzyme family protein has translation MSAWALIGIGALAVTLLVLRVGALGGRGKPTPTVVVGRATAKPIVTVTPLTATPLPKDPDTPTPSDTSTPSNTATPTDTPTPINTPALSGGTTRTRAVDGAVMVYVPAGEFTMGSADSDSQADGSEKPQHTVNVAAYWIDRTEVTNAQYRKFVDAGGYNQKQYWTDAGWAWRQQNNVTQPDCWGDSDFNQAQQPVVCVSWYEAYAYASWAGGRLPTEAEWEKAARGTDGRLYPWGNTWDGTRLNFCDKNCRYKSKDAGVNDEYAVTAPAESYANGVSPYGVHDLAGNVWEWVSSQYGSYPYRSDDGREDQNSTDVRILRGGSWNNQAMYVRSACRDGHVPATALFTMVFGWRPRPLKLWGLWISESY, from the coding sequence GTGTCAGCCTGGGCGTTGATTGGGATCGGCGCGCTGGCCGTGACGTTGTTGGTGTTGAGGGTGGGGGCGTTGGGCGGCCGCGGCAAGCCCACGCCGACCGTGGTCGTCGGCCGGGCGACGGCGAAACCAATAGTGACCGTGACCCCGCTGACGGCGACGCCGCTGCCGAAGGATCCGGACACGCCGACGCCGAGCGATACGTCTACGCCAAGTAATACCGCGACGCCGACAGATACGCCTACACCAATCAATACGCCGGCGCTGAGCGGCGGAACGACGCGCACGCGTGCAGTTGACGGGGCGGTGATGGTGTATGTGCCGGCAGGCGAGTTCACGATGGGATCGGCCGATAGCGACAGCCAGGCGGACGGCAGTGAGAAACCGCAGCACACGGTGAATGTGGCTGCGTACTGGATAGACCGCACGGAAGTGACGAATGCGCAGTACCGGAAGTTCGTGGATGCCGGGGGTTACAACCAGAAGCAGTACTGGACCGACGCGGGCTGGGCCTGGAGACAGCAGAACAACGTGACGCAGCCAGATTGCTGGGGCGACAGCGACTTCAATCAGGCGCAGCAACCGGTGGTGTGCGTGAGCTGGTACGAGGCTTATGCTTATGCCAGTTGGGCCGGGGGACGTCTGCCGACGGAGGCGGAATGGGAGAAGGCGGCCCGCGGCACGGACGGCCGCCTCTATCCGTGGGGCAATACCTGGGACGGGACGCGGCTGAACTTTTGTGATAAGAATTGCCGGTATAAATCGAAGGATGCTGGCGTCAACGATGAGTATGCCGTCACAGCGCCGGCGGAGAGTTATGCCAATGGGGTGAGTCCTTACGGAGTGCATGACCTGGCCGGTAATGTGTGGGAGTGGGTGAGTAGTCAATATGGGAGTTACCCTTATAGAAGTGATGATGGGCGAGAGGATCAGAATAGCACGGATGTTCGTATCCTGCGGGGCGGGAGTTGGAACAATCAAGCGATGTATGTGCGCTCCGCCTGTCGGGATGGGCATGTCCCCGCTACCGCTTTGTTTACGATGGTTTTCGGGTGGCGTCCCCGGCCTCTGAAACTCTGGGGCCTCTGGATTTCTGAGTCCTATTGA